A single genomic interval of Novosphingobium ginsenosidimutans harbors:
- a CDS encoding serine hydrolase domain-containing protein: MSLKLLHSVLAGLSLSASVAALADDAAIYKERWETFLKAPGQVSFGPLEEVVGAKPKPLPRLTQPSIPAAALAEADAYAAANKSSTLIVWRKGKIEFERYYGERNAESLLVSKSMAKPITAIAVGRAIKLGYIKSLDQSVADFVTEWRGTPKAAIKVRYLLDMRSGMLEQGFSTDPDHPLNRAYLDTDHGRHIVENYPLVATPGSVYGYANAPSELVALVIERATKMRYAQFVGRQVLQPIGAKGGKVWVNRPGGLAHSGCCMHLPAESWLRLGLLLLNDGKVGGKALLPKGYVAEMRRGTAQNPHFGLGIWIGNPWQERRGFGAPGRPGPQVLHSEPYLDPDLFLFDGNSNQVLYLSPKYDLAILRMGDTPPAKPEWDNAKLANLIMRAVK, from the coding sequence ATGAGCCTGAAACTGCTTCACTCGGTCCTTGCGGGCCTTTCTCTCAGCGCATCCGTCGCCGCGCTGGCGGATGATGCCGCGATCTACAAGGAGCGCTGGGAGACCTTCCTCAAGGCCCCCGGACAGGTCTCGTTCGGTCCGCTTGAAGAGGTGGTTGGCGCCAAGCCCAAGCCCCTGCCCCGCCTCACCCAGCCGAGCATCCCGGCCGCCGCGCTGGCCGAAGCCGATGCCTATGCCGCAGCCAACAAATCCTCGACGCTGATCGTCTGGCGCAAGGGCAAGATCGAGTTCGAGCGCTATTATGGCGAGCGGAACGCCGAGAGCCTGCTGGTCTCCAAATCGATGGCCAAGCCGATTACCGCGATTGCCGTCGGCCGCGCGATCAAGCTGGGTTACATCAAGTCGCTTGACCAGTCTGTCGCCGATTTCGTGACCGAGTGGCGCGGCACGCCCAAGGCGGCGATCAAGGTCCGCTACCTGCTCGACATGCGCTCGGGCATGCTGGAACAGGGCTTCAGCACCGATCCCGACCACCCGCTCAACCGCGCCTATCTCGATACCGACCACGGCCGCCACATTGTCGAGAATTACCCGCTCGTCGCTACCCCCGGCTCCGTCTACGGCTATGCCAATGCGCCAAGCGAGTTGGTCGCGCTGGTGATCGAGCGCGCCACCAAGATGCGCTACGCCCAGTTCGTTGGCCGCCAAGTGCTCCAGCCGATTGGCGCGAAGGGCGGCAAGGTCTGGGTCAACCGGCCTGGCGGCCTCGCCCATTCGGGCTGCTGCATGCACTTGCCGGCCGAGAGCTGGCTGCGGCTGGGGCTGCTGCTGCTGAATGACGGCAAGGTGGGCGGGAAGGCGCTGCTGCCCAAGGGCTATGTCGCGGAAATGCGCCGCGGCACGGCGCAGAACCCGCACTTTGGCCTTGGTATCTGGATCGGCAATCCGTGGCAGGAACGCCGAGGCTTTGGCGCACCAGGCCGCCCGGGCCCGCAGGTGCTGCACAGCGAGCCCTACCTCGATCCGGACCTGTTCCTGTTCGATGGCAACAGCAACCAGGTGCTGTACCTTTCGCCTAAATATGACCTCGCGATCCTGCGGATGGGCGATACGCCGCCGGCCAAGCCCGAGTGGGACAATGCGAAGCTCGCCAACCTGATCATGCGGGCGGTTAAGTAG
- a CDS encoding MFS transporter, producing the protein MNDSTAAGPGLPAQVAYGFGQIAGQVFRDVPSLLLLFFMTSVLGVSPALAGTAIFVPKLVGGIVFDVSAGLVSDRYQHRFARRHWLLIGALAAPAAMIALFHVPRGTESEMAGYVATAFALYMAVFACLSVPYLAIAGDLQLNPHQRTVLMAWRLAFTAIGVLIAGAVAPAYAAASGGGQPGYEAMAQMLAALCTVSLLIGWWGAGAAAKRVGLRPASQEVVTLRAALTALADRRFSVLALVNLLQLVAAGMAYAGLMYFISYNLGIADALNRVGPVVLIASVGIIIAQPLWVKVAARIGKRRAYVVAALIHAVAHLGWAASSIGGLPLLYGFALVLGIGNSGWAMLGFSMVSDIAGEGKAGLYSSVFIALDKIAFALGGALITGLILSAFGFDAVAAAQGGPQPASALTGILIAFALAPAACNVIAAATFAKWGRD; encoded by the coding sequence TTGAACGACAGCACAGCGGCGGGGCCGGGCCTTCCGGCACAGGTGGCATATGGCTTTGGCCAGATCGCTGGCCAGGTCTTCCGCGATGTTCCCTCGCTGCTGCTGCTGTTTTTCATGACCAGTGTGCTGGGGGTCTCCCCGGCACTGGCAGGGACCGCGATCTTCGTGCCCAAGCTGGTTGGCGGGATCGTGTTTGACGTCTCCGCCGGCCTGGTCTCTGACCGCTATCAGCACCGCTTTGCCCGCCGCCACTGGCTGCTGATCGGGGCCCTGGCCGCCCCTGCGGCAATGATCGCGCTGTTCCATGTACCGCGCGGGACGGAAAGCGAGATGGCCGGCTATGTTGCCACTGCCTTCGCGCTCTACATGGCAGTCTTTGCCTGCCTTTCGGTGCCTTACCTGGCAATCGCCGGCGACTTGCAGCTGAACCCGCACCAGCGCACTGTGCTGATGGCCTGGCGGCTGGCCTTTACCGCGATCGGAGTGCTGATCGCCGGGGCAGTCGCACCAGCCTATGCCGCGGCTTCGGGCGGTGGACAGCCGGGCTATGAAGCTATGGCGCAAATGCTCGCCGCGCTTTGCACAGTATCGCTGCTGATCGGTTGGTGGGGCGCCGGGGCCGCTGCCAAGCGTGTCGGCCTGCGCCCGGCCTCGCAGGAAGTGGTCACACTGCGCGCCGCCCTGACCGCCTTGGCGGACCGGCGCTTTTCCGTCCTGGCCCTGGTCAACCTGCTGCAGCTAGTCGCCGCCGGCATGGCCTATGCCGGGCTGATGTACTTCATCAGTTACAACCTCGGCATCGCCGACGCGCTCAACCGGGTCGGACCAGTGGTGCTGATCGCCAGCGTGGGCATCATAATTGCCCAGCCGCTGTGGGTTAAGGTGGCGGCCCGGATCGGCAAGCGGCGCGCCTATGTCGTCGCCGCGCTGATTCATGCCGTCGCCCACCTTGGTTGGGCGGCCTCGTCGATTGGCGGCCTGCCGCTGCTCTATGGCTTTGCCCTGGTCCTGGGGATCGGCAATTCAGGCTGGGCCATGCTTGGTTTTTCGATGGTCAGCGACATCGCTGGCGAGGGCAAGGCCGGGCTCTACTCGTCGGTGTTCATCGCGCTCGACAAGATCGCTTTTGCGCTGGGCGGGGCGCTGATCACCGGGTTGATCCTCTCGGCCTTCGGCTTCGATGCCGTGGCTGCGGCGCAGGGTGGGCCGCAGCCGGCCTCGGCCCTGACCGGGATCCTGATCGCCTTTGCCCTTGCCCCGGCCGCCTGCAACGTGATTGCGGCCGCAACCTTCGCCAAGTGGGGCCGCGACTAG
- a CDS encoding isocitrate lyase/PEP mutase family protein: protein MDRHSALAAAVPGHARGQVLSLPGVWDGLSIRLVEQAGFPAAFLSGGALSMARHGRRDMGLVTMSELAQAVQLIREVSELPLFVDADTGFGNADNAVRTARVLEAAGATAIQLEDQLFPKRCGFLAGKAVIPATEYIDKLKAVLDARRGPMLVIARTDARSIEGFAAALDRACAYAEAGADLVFLEGPETVAEMEATTAALPAVPLVHNLVEGGVSPVSTAAELQALGYAIALHPLVLLHGFIRQGPAHLAVLRQTGSTDSLRDQLADLHEFGTLLTQDTPSP, encoded by the coding sequence ATGGATCGCCACTCTGCCCTTGCCGCTGCAGTGCCCGGCCATGCGCGGGGGCAGGTGCTGTCGCTGCCCGGCGTCTGGGATGGCCTCTCGATCAGGCTGGTCGAGCAGGCTGGCTTTCCAGCCGCGTTCCTCTCTGGCGGTGCCCTGTCGATGGCGCGGCACGGGCGGCGCGACATGGGGTTGGTCACCATGAGCGAACTCGCCCAAGCGGTGCAGCTGATCCGCGAGGTGTCGGAGCTGCCGCTGTTCGTCGATGCCGATACCGGCTTTGGCAACGCGGATAACGCGGTCCGAACGGCTCGCGTGCTCGAAGCTGCGGGCGCGACCGCGATCCAGCTGGAGGACCAGCTTTTTCCCAAACGCTGCGGCTTCCTGGCCGGCAAGGCAGTGATCCCGGCGACAGAGTACATCGACAAGCTCAAGGCCGTGCTCGATGCGCGGCGCGGGCCGATGCTGGTGATCGCACGGACGGATGCACGCTCGATCGAAGGCTTTGCCGCCGCGCTCGACCGGGCCTGCGCCTATGCCGAGGCCGGGGCCGACCTGGTCTTCCTGGAAGGGCCGGAAACGGTGGCCGAGATGGAGGCCACTACCGCCGCCCTCCCCGCCGTGCCGCTGGTCCACAATCTGGTCGAGGGCGGAGTCAGCCCGGTCTCGACTGCCGCCGAACTTCAGGCCCTGGGCTATGCCATTGCCCTGCACCCGCTGGTCCTGCTGCACGGCTTTATCCGGCAAGGGCCGGCCCATCTGGCCGTGCTGCGCCAGACCGGTTCGACCGACAGCCTGCGTGACCAGCTCGCCGACCTGCACGAATTCGGCACCCTGCTGACACAGGACACCCCTTCACCCTAA
- a CDS encoding FAD-dependent oxidoreductase, which yields MIAGAGPVGTVMATLLARAGIDVIVLEAGEDCAQDMRASTFHPPTLEMLDEIGITPMLLERGLKAPVYHWRDRRSGEVIEFDLTEIGDRTRYPFRIQCEQYHLSRALASGLEQYPNASVRFGHRLLSFEQDEQGVAIAAETPYSIAHFRADWLIGADGANSLVRKWLGTEFDGFTYPEKFLCLSTATELGDYLPGLAHVNYVSDPDEWLVLLRVPKLWRVLLPAAPDATDEELRSDAMKNAVFDRLTGDGAAVETYHRTVYRVHQRVAKSFLSGRVMLVGDACHLNNPLGGFGMNSGVHDAFNLAEKLLPAIKAGKPNGSLALYDRQRRTVTHAFTQAQTIKNMEFIQGGSDQAHERRRQEMLAIKQDDEQRRAYLLRQAMFESLEQAAAIQ from the coding sequence ATGATCGCCGGGGCGGGCCCCGTCGGCACGGTCATGGCCACGCTGCTGGCCCGCGCCGGCATCGACGTAATCGTGCTCGAAGCCGGCGAAGACTGCGCGCAGGACATGCGCGCATCAACCTTCCACCCGCCGACGCTGGAAATGCTGGACGAGATCGGGATCACCCCGATGCTCCTGGAGCGCGGGCTGAAGGCGCCGGTTTATCACTGGCGCGATCGCCGTTCGGGCGAAGTGATCGAGTTCGACCTGACCGAGATCGGGGATCGCACCCGCTATCCCTTCCGGATCCAGTGCGAGCAGTACCACCTCAGCCGCGCGCTGGCCTCTGGGCTGGAGCAGTATCCCAACGCCTCGGTCCGCTTCGGGCACCGGCTGCTGTCGTTCGAACAGGATGAGCAAGGCGTCGCGATCGCGGCTGAAACACCCTATTCGATTGCGCATTTCCGCGCCGACTGGCTGATCGGGGCTGACGGGGCGAACAGCCTGGTGCGCAAGTGGCTGGGGACCGAATTCGACGGGTTCACGTACCCCGAAAAGTTCCTGTGCCTCTCCACCGCGACCGAGCTGGGCGACTATCTGCCGGGCCTGGCCCATGTGAATTACGTCTCCGATCCGGACGAGTGGCTCGTGCTGTTGCGGGTGCCCAAATTGTGGCGCGTGCTGCTGCCCGCGGCTCCGGATGCAACCGACGAGGAACTGCGTTCCGACGCGATGAAGAACGCGGTGTTTGACCGGCTGACCGGTGATGGCGCAGCGGTCGAAACCTATCACCGCACAGTCTACCGGGTGCACCAGCGGGTCGCGAAGAGCTTTTTGAGCGGCCGGGTAATGCTGGTCGGCGATGCCTGCCACCTCAACAATCCGCTCGGCGGGTTCGGGATGAATTCGGGCGTCCACGATGCCTTCAACCTGGCTGAAAAGCTGCTGCCGGCGATCAAGGCGGGCAAGCCCAATGGCAGCCTGGCGCTCTATGATCGCCAGCGCCGCACCGTCACTCACGCCTTCACCCAGGCGCAGACCATCAAGAATATGGAGTTCATCCAGGGCGGGTCCGACCAGGCGCATGAGCGCCGGCGGCAGGAGATGCTGGCGATCAAGCAGGATGATGAGCAGCGCCGCGCCTATCTTCTTCGGCAAGCGATGTTTGAAAGCCTCGAGCAGGCTGCGGCCATCCAGTAG
- a CDS encoding arylmalonate decarboxylase has translation MTDVQGYRAVLGVIGPSTNTVVQPDMERMRPVGVTNHYRGIFVTDPVALSNEDFLAGTTAISDNTMTAVREAMTCKPDYLVLGMSAITFYGGIAGGAKFKAEVEALAGVGASTGSEATIAALNAFGGIKRVSFVSPYYPVANAEVRRYLEESGFETVRDVPLECKCWTDIAKVSPERLSEVIAYLDGPEVDAIIQVGTNLSMVQLAADKERELGKPVIAINTATYWHALRAIGITDKISGAGRLLEEH, from the coding sequence ATGACCGATGTTCAAGGCTATCGCGCGGTTCTGGGCGTGATCGGTCCGTCGACTAACACCGTGGTCCAGCCCGACATGGAGCGGATGCGTCCAGTGGGCGTGACTAACCATTACCGCGGGATCTTCGTGACTGATCCGGTCGCGCTTTCGAACGAGGATTTCCTGGCGGGCACTACCGCCATTTCCGACAACACCATGACCGCGGTGCGCGAGGCGATGACCTGCAAGCCCGATTACCTGGTGCTCGGGATGTCGGCGATCACCTTTTACGGCGGCATTGCCGGCGGCGCGAAGTTCAAGGCCGAGGTCGAAGCCCTGGCCGGCGTGGGGGCCTCAACCGGGTCGGAGGCCACCATCGCCGCGCTTAACGCTTTCGGGGGGATAAAGCGCGTCAGCTTCGTCTCACCCTACTACCCCGTCGCCAATGCCGAGGTGCGCCGTTACCTCGAGGAAAGTGGATTCGAGACGGTCCGCGACGTGCCGCTGGAATGCAAGTGCTGGACTGACATCGCCAAGGTCTCGCCCGAGCGGCTGAGCGAAGTGATCGCCTATCTTGATGGACCGGAAGTCGACGCGATCATCCAGGTGGGCACCAACCTGTCGATGGTGCAGCTGGCGGCTGATAAGGAGCGCGAACTGGGCAAGCCAGTGATTGCCATCAACACCGCGACCTATTGGCATGCCTTGCGGGCGATCGGGATCACGGACAAGATCAGCGGCGCGGGCCGCCTGCTTGAGGAACATTGA
- a CDS encoding DUF1838 family protein, with protein MDRRDFLSSAAMLAAASGVIPSAAGAKPAAGKGGGVQTSLKGPHLDLTTSRGCRDAWARLAGNTDMKSTKYGWYHGVVQAVRPGEALRDLVGFTGFSCARLLPNEGEDGGYKKVLREVGYYTDLKSGEIIEEWTNPYFNEVVKVVPIANDPFNHTITDFYPPPPAYGGLNKDKPPKVPVKLDFRRRDNRLHWFSNIHLFYPSALQPAKWPRESGSPFNQVTETFLYQIDWRDMQDPKKTSVEYDGTWARTTPWLPWMLMGQTPGHCAYQCFMGAHDNIEVIDRRVLDYTEKHFPKFMHAPEAWSDVSLSSLENYARTQKPAPVGPEGPPRAKDPELPAWFRAMQAGGAPKT; from the coding sequence ATGGACCGCCGCGACTTCCTCTCCTCCGCCGCGATGCTCGCCGCTGCATCCGGCGTGATCCCAAGTGCCGCAGGGGCCAAGCCCGCCGCTGGCAAGGGCGGCGGCGTGCAGACTTCGCTCAAGGGCCCGCACCTTGACCTGACCACCTCGCGCGGGTGCCGCGATGCCTGGGCGCGGTTGGCCGGCAATACCGACATGAAATCGACCAAGTACGGCTGGTACCATGGCGTGGTCCAGGCTGTCCGCCCTGGCGAGGCACTGCGCGATCTGGTGGGCTTCACCGGCTTTTCCTGCGCCCGTCTGCTCCCGAACGAGGGTGAGGACGGCGGCTACAAGAAGGTGCTGCGCGAGGTGGGCTATTACACCGACCTCAAGAGCGGCGAGATCATCGAGGAGTGGACCAACCCCTACTTCAACGAAGTGGTCAAGGTGGTGCCGATCGCCAACGATCCGTTCAACCACACCATCACCGATTTCTATCCGCCGCCGCCAGCCTATGGCGGGCTGAACAAGGACAAGCCGCCGAAGGTCCCGGTCAAGCTTGACTTCCGCCGCCGCGACAACCGGCTGCACTGGTTCAGCAATATCCACCTGTTCTACCCCTCCGCACTCCAGCCCGCGAAGTGGCCGCGCGAGAGCGGATCGCCGTTCAACCAGGTGACCGAGACTTTCCTGTACCAGATCGACTGGCGCGACATGCAGGACCCGAAGAAGACTTCGGTCGAGTACGACGGTACCTGGGCGCGGACCACGCCATGGCTGCCGTGGATGCTGATGGGGCAGACCCCTGGGCATTGCGCGTACCAGTGCTTCATGGGTGCCCACGACAATATCGAGGTCATCGACCGCCGCGTACTGGACTACACGGAGAAGCACTTCCCCAAGTTCATGCATGCGCCCGAAGCCTGGTCAGACGTCTCGCTCTCAAGCCTCGAAAACTACGCGCGGACCCAGAAGCCCGCACCGGTCGGCCCCGAAGGCCCCCCGCGCGCCAAGGATCCCGAGCTGCCGGCCTGGTTCCGGGCCATGCAGGCCGGCGGAGCGCCCAAGACCTGA
- a CDS encoding serine hydrolase domain-containing protein, with amino-acid sequence MLRHIVAGLGLLIAPVAVSAAPSPQAMANMGKAMGQPITRTDHLTPAEAVPGCPAKPLAAGSAATLAPGAFAAMKQWSDARGGAGLIVLVDGKVVGESYAPGVTGATPLQTNSTHKSVVALLMGAAIADGLIKSVDDPVGRYIPALQDDPRGKITLRQLLSMASGLKNPSLAKREDAAIELMLGNSSQTALALPQEGPPGAFNYNNANLQLAGLALANAAERAGKGRYAEYLSKRLWCPLGNGPATLWLDSEGGQPRFYAHLNAGLSDWARLGELIRHKGKWNGKQVLPAKWIAAITAPSAGNPGYGMGIWRGSPYVKERRYSKESAVTVPQAEPFLADDVVYFDGFGGQRVYIVRSAQLVIARAGTPGPDWDEGVLVNLALKGLQR; translated from the coding sequence ATGCTGCGCCATATCGTCGCAGGCCTTGGCCTGCTCATCGCCCCAGTTGCGGTTTCCGCCGCGCCCAGCCCGCAGGCCATGGCCAATATGGGCAAGGCGATGGGCCAGCCGATCACCCGAACCGATCACCTGACACCGGCCGAAGCAGTGCCTGGCTGCCCGGCCAAACCCCTCGCCGCTGGATCGGCCGCCACCTTGGCGCCGGGCGCATTCGCAGCGATGAAGCAGTGGTCCGATGCGCGCGGCGGTGCCGGGTTGATCGTGCTGGTGGATGGCAAGGTCGTGGGCGAAAGCTATGCCCCCGGCGTCACCGGCGCCACGCCGCTTCAGACCAATTCAACTCACAAGTCGGTCGTCGCCCTGCTGATGGGCGCGGCGATTGCCGATGGGCTGATCAAGTCGGTCGACGATCCGGTCGGCCGCTATATCCCGGCACTGCAGGACGATCCGCGCGGCAAGATCACCCTGCGCCAGCTGCTGTCGATGGCAAGCGGCCTCAAGAACCCGTCACTGGCTAAGCGCGAGGATGCGGCAATCGAGTTGATGCTGGGCAATTCCAGCCAGACTGCTCTGGCCTTGCCGCAGGAAGGCCCGCCGGGTGCCTTCAATTACAACAACGCCAACCTGCAACTGGCGGGACTGGCCCTTGCCAATGCGGCCGAACGGGCCGGCAAGGGGCGCTATGCCGAATACCTCAGCAAGCGGCTGTGGTGCCCACTCGGTAACGGACCCGCCACGCTGTGGCTGGATTCGGAAGGCGGCCAGCCGCGCTTCTACGCCCATCTCAACGCCGGCCTGAGCGATTGGGCGCGGCTGGGTGAGCTGATCCGCCACAAGGGCAAGTGGAATGGCAAGCAAGTGCTGCCCGCCAAATGGATCGCGGCGATCACCGCGCCATCGGCCGGCAATCCCGGCTATGGCATGGGGATCTGGCGCGGATCGCCCTATGTGAAGGAGCGGCGCTATTCGAAGGAATCGGCGGTGACCGTCCCTCAGGCGGAGCCGTTCCTGGCCGATGACGTGGTCTATTTCGACGGGTTCGGCGGGCAGCGGGTCTATATCGTGAGATCGGCCCAGCTGGTCATTGCCCGGGCGGGAACGCCGGGTCCGGACTGGGACGAGGGCGTACTGGTCAATCTGGCGCTGAAGGGATTGCAGCGATGA
- a CDS encoding IclR family transcriptional regulator domain-containing protein translates to MTMEKGVPIRAITRGLSVLQAVNRGGSITMMEIARTSQVPYPTACRIVQTLLHEGMIEREPARKRYRATALVQSLASGYHDDSHLVEVARPHIEALTDKLLWPISITSRVGAHMMVRDSTHTRTSLTLNNYYPGFTLPIMECSSGKAYMAFCSDAERGHLLDGLRTIEGAAEKMATLLLSNDNLLREVRNQGYATQSRNAYTANPGKTSSIAVPLFRGEEVVGAITIIFFSVAMTMEKAVAQFVAPLSATARTISAELTGTLGR, encoded by the coding sequence ATGACGATGGAAAAAGGCGTTCCGATCCGCGCGATTACGCGGGGGCTTTCCGTGCTCCAGGCGGTCAACCGCGGCGGCTCGATTACCATGATGGAGATCGCCCGGACCAGCCAGGTGCCCTATCCCACGGCGTGCCGGATCGTGCAGACGCTGCTGCACGAAGGGATGATCGAGCGCGAGCCGGCCCGCAAACGTTATCGGGCGACGGCGCTCGTCCAGAGCCTGGCTTCAGGCTACCACGACGACAGTCACCTCGTTGAAGTGGCGCGCCCCCACATCGAGGCATTGACCGACAAGCTGCTCTGGCCGATTTCGATCACCAGCCGGGTCGGCGCACACATGATGGTACGCGATTCCACCCACACGCGCACATCGCTGACGCTCAACAACTATTACCCCGGCTTCACCCTGCCGATCATGGAATGCTCGAGCGGCAAGGCCTATATGGCGTTCTGCAGTGATGCCGAGCGCGGGCATTTGCTCGACGGCCTGCGGACGATTGAGGGCGCGGCCGAAAAGATGGCCACCCTGCTGCTGTCGAACGATAACCTGCTGCGCGAAGTCCGTAACCAGGGTTACGCCACCCAATCGCGCAACGCCTACACCGCCAACCCAGGTAAGACCTCGTCAATCGCGGTGCCTTTGTTCCGGGGCGAGGAAGTAGTCGGGGCGATCACGATCATCTTCTTCTCGGTTGCCATGACGATGGAGAAGGCGGTCGCCCAATTTGTTGCGCCTTTGTCAGCGACGGCCAGGACAATCTCGGCTGAACTGACCGGTACGCTGGGGCGCTAG
- a CDS encoding polysaccharide deacetylase family protein: MEYDYVPISQRQPLQWPNGARVALILTFNLETWDLTKDTDKPYYAGGPAILPDVLPGNVPDFPNYTWREYGQRVGIWRLYDLLDELGAKASCTTNAVTFERRAAMVDACLERGWELLAHNWEQGELLSNFAHQPDKEREIVLRTLAQYEKYTGRKAKGWLSSSLRGTLQTADILAEYGCKFYCDIMNDDQPYLLRTPHGPIVATPYSNEINDFTFITRKNFTTDQFRDALIEELDVLYAEGAKTGRIMNVGLHPHVSGRAHRIRAIREFIQHAQSLPGVWWATREEIADWYLANHESHIPGQLKD; this comes from the coding sequence ATGGAATACGATTACGTGCCAATCAGCCAGCGCCAGCCGCTGCAATGGCCTAACGGCGCGCGGGTCGCGCTGATCCTCACCTTCAACCTCGAAACCTGGGACCTGACCAAGGATACCGACAAGCCCTATTACGCGGGCGGGCCGGCGATCCTGCCGGATGTGCTGCCTGGCAACGTGCCCGATTTTCCTAACTACACCTGGCGTGAATATGGCCAGCGGGTTGGCATCTGGCGGCTCTATGACCTGTTGGACGAGCTGGGCGCCAAGGCCAGCTGCACCACCAATGCCGTCACCTTCGAACGCCGCGCCGCGATGGTCGATGCCTGCCTGGAGCGCGGCTGGGAACTGCTGGCACACAACTGGGAACAGGGCGAACTGCTGAGCAACTTCGCCCACCAGCCCGACAAGGAGCGCGAGATCGTGCTGCGGACCCTGGCGCAGTATGAGAAGTACACCGGGCGCAAGGCCAAGGGCTGGCTTTCCTCTTCGCTTCGCGGGACGCTCCAAACTGCAGACATCCTCGCCGAATATGGTTGCAAGTTCTACTGCGACATCATGAATGACGATCAGCCCTATCTGCTGCGCACGCCGCACGGGCCGATTGTCGCCACGCCCTATTCGAACGAGATCAACGATTTCACGTTCATCACCCGCAAGAACTTCACCACCGACCAGTTCCGCGATGCGCTGATCGAGGAGCTGGACGTGCTCTATGCCGAGGGCGCGAAGACCGGGCGGATCATGAATGTTGGCCTGCACCCTCACGTGTCGGGTCGCGCCCACCGGATCCGCGCGATCCGCGAGTTCATCCAGCACGCCCAATCGCTCCCCGGGGTGTGGTGGGCAACGCGTGAGGAAATCGCTGACTGGTATCTCGCCAATCACGAAAGCCACATTCCCGGCCAGCTCAAAGACTGA